In Geotalea uraniireducens, one genomic interval encodes:
- the nusB gene encoding transcription antitermination factor NusB translates to MGARRQGRELALQILFSQDFSQNDRGALLEIVLEDAEPGAAAGQAFADGIVRGVQEHRREIDALIAEKSKNWALGRMSKVDLNILRLAVYELLFRNDIPKNVTINEAIEVAKKYGTEESPAFVNGILDEVASGLPEK, encoded by the coding sequence CAAGGGAGGGAGCTGGCGCTACAGATTCTCTTCTCCCAGGATTTCAGTCAGAATGACCGGGGCGCTCTTCTCGAAATCGTCCTCGAGGATGCAGAGCCTGGAGCTGCAGCCGGCCAGGCGTTTGCCGACGGGATTGTTCGCGGCGTTCAGGAACACCGCCGTGAAATTGATGCGCTGATTGCCGAAAAATCCAAGAACTGGGCGCTCGGCCGGATGTCCAAGGTGGATCTGAATATCCTCCGGTTGGCCGTGTACGAGCTGCTGTTCCGGAATGACATTCCGAAAAACGTCACCATCAACGAGGCGATCGAAGTGGCCAAGAAATACGGCACCGAAGAGTCGCCGGCATTCGTCAACGGCATTCTCGACGAGGTCGCCTCGGGCCTGCCCGAAAAATAG